One window from the genome of Calliopsis andreniformis isolate RMS-2024a chromosome 12, iyCalAndr_principal, whole genome shotgun sequence encodes:
- the Galla-1 gene encoding cytosolic iron-sulfur assembly component galla-1 — protein sequence MLSFLRKISIGRKIRDGLPTGDEMEVTEDYLDAKNRALLLRSDTELKESVYDLLRTIKDPEKPQTLEQLDIVYEDCVEISKQTPRGVTVIRIEFNPTVPHCSLATLIGLCIRVKLERHLVALFKLDIYIKKGTHSTEEEINKQINDKERIAAAMENPNLKELVEKCIQEEE from the exons ATGCTATCATTTTTACGAAAAATTTCAATCGGGAGGAAGATAAGAGACGGTTTGCCAACAGGGGACGAAATGGAGGTTACAGAAGATTATCTGGACGCGAAAAACCGAGCTTTGCTTTTACGATCCGACACCGAACTCAAGGAATCTGTTTATG ACTTGCTCAGAACGATCAAAGATCCTGAGAAACCACAAACGTTAGAACAGTTGGACATTGTATATGAGGACTGCGTTGAAATTTCCAAACAAACTCCTAGAGGAGTAACCGTGATACGCATAGAATTTAATCCTACCGTACCTCACTGTTCATTAGCCACGTTAATTGGTCTTTGTATCAGGGTCAAATTAGAACGTCATTTAGTAGCGCTTTTTAAATTAGATATATATATCAAAAAGGGTACACACTCTACAGAAGAAGAAA TAAATAAACAGATAAATGATAAAGAGCGAATTGCAGCTGCCATGGAAAATCCTAATTTGAAAGAGCTAGTAGAAAAATGTATTCAAGAAGAAGAGTGA
- the Ctl5 gene encoding C-type lectin 5, translating to MKTLWLIALLAVVVVDAQRRLALPDPRSCANRVRHATYRDARGVAHSYFFSWEHQPTRSLEVDWLDARNICRRHCMDAVSLETPQENEFIKQRLARGNVRYIWTSGRKCNFNGCDRPDLQPQNINGWFWSGSGAKIGPTTQRNSGDWSNTGGYGQPQPDNREAAQGNDESCLSILNNFYNDGVKWHDVACHHRKPFVCEDSDELLNFVLSRNPGIRL from the exons ATGAAGACGTTGTGGTTGATAGCACTTCTTGCTGTCGTTGTAGTAGACGCTCAACGTCGACTTGCTCTTCCTGACCCACGTAGTTGTGCTAATC GAGTAAGACATGCTACATATAGAGATGCCAGAGGTGTAGCACATTCGTATTTTTTCAGTTGGGAGCATCAACCAACTAGAAGCCTTGAAGTAGACTGGCTTGATGCCCGTAACATTTGCAGAAGACATTGTATGGATGCAGTTTCTCTTGAAACACCGCAAGAAAACGAGTTTATTAAACAGAGACTCGCTCGAG GAAATGTTAGATACATCTGGACGTCAGGACGTAAATGCAACTTCAATGGTTGTGACAGACCAGATCTTCAACCACAGAACATTAATGGATGGTTTTGGTCAGGTTCAGGTGCTAAAATAGGTCCTACTACACAGCGCAACTCTGGTGACTGGAGCAATACTGGTGGATATGGACAGCCGCAACCAGACAATCGTGAAGCGGCTCAG GGTAATGATGAGTCTTGCTtatctattttaaataatttctacaaTGATGGTGTTAAATGGCACGATGTGGCTTGTCATCATCGAAAACCATTCGTCTGTGAAGATAGCGATGAACTGCTCAACTTTGTACTCTCTAGAAATCCTGGCATACGTCTTTAA
- the Rpl35 gene encoding ribosomal protein L35: MGKVKCSELRTKDKKELLKQLEELKTELTNLRVAKVTGGAASKLSKIRVVRKAIARVYIIMHQKQKENLRLLYKNKKYKPLDLRPKKTRALRRALTPYQANKKTPKEIRKRSAFPPRKYALMV, encoded by the exons ATG GGTAAAGTTAAGTgttctgaattgaggacgaaagaTAAGAAGGAGCTGCTGAAGCAGCTGGAGGAGCTTAAAACGGAACTGACAAACTTACGTGTTGCTAAAGTCACAGGAGGAGCTGCTTCAAAGCTTTCCAAGAT CCGTGTTGTGAGGAAAGCAATAGCTAGAGTATACATTATTATGCAccaaaaacaaaaagaaaatctGCGTTTATTATATAAAAACAAGAAATATAAACCTTTGGATTTGAGGCCAAAGAAGACAAGGGCACTTAGGCGGGCACTGACACCTTACCAAGCCAACAAAAAGACTCCAAAAGAAATACGCAAGCGATCTGCCTTCCCTCCAAGGAAATATGCTCTAATGGTGTAA